A section of the Mergibacter septicus genome encodes:
- the rsmG gene encoding 16S rRNA (guanine(527)-N(7))-methyltransferase RsmG, translating to MMELISKLNDLLKQTTLLLTDQQKSQLVKLVGLLSKWNKAYNLTSVRDPQEMLVKHIMDSIVVSPYLVGKHFIDVGTGPGLPGLPLAIVNPDKHFVLLDSLGKRISFIRNAIRELGLENVEPVLSRVEEYTPDLKFDGVLSRAFASLTDMTQWCEHLPNKQGIFYALKGGYHQSEIDALAQRFTLTKTVKLNVPNLVGERHLLCLMKIKEDGIM from the coding sequence ATGATGGAGTTAATCAGTAAATTAAATGATTTATTAAAGCAAACTACGCTTTTGTTGACTGATCAGCAAAAATCTCAACTGGTAAAATTAGTTGGGTTATTAAGCAAATGGAATAAAGCATATAACCTCACTTCAGTCAGAGATCCGCAAGAAATGTTAGTAAAACATATTATGGATAGCATTGTTGTCAGTCCTTATTTAGTTGGAAAACATTTTATTGATGTTGGTACAGGTCCCGGATTACCCGGGTTACCTCTAGCAATTGTTAATCCTGATAAACATTTTGTTTTATTAGACAGTTTAGGAAAAAGGATCAGCTTTATTCGAAATGCGATCAGAGAATTAGGATTAGAAAACGTTGAACCTGTGTTAAGTCGAGTAGAAGAATATACCCCAGATTTAAAATTTGATGGTGTCTTAAGTCGTGCTTTTGCTTCTTTGACAGATATGACACAGTGGTGTGAGCATTTACCTAATAAACAAGGAATTTTTTACGCTTTAAAAGGTGGATATCATCAATCTGAAATTGATGCGTTAGCACAACGTTTTACTTTAACAAAAACGGTTAAATTAAATGTACCTAATTTAGTTGGAGAACGTCATTTATTGTGTTTAATGAAAATTAAAGAAGATGGGATTATGTAA
- the mnmG gene encoding tRNA uridine-5-carboxymethylaminomethyl(34) synthesis enzyme MnmG, which yields MFYTEKYDVIVVGGGHAGTEAALAPARMGLKTLLLTHNVDTLGQMSCNPAIGGIGKGHLVKEVDALGGLMAHAADKAGIQFRTLNSSKGPAVRATRAQADRVLYRQTVRVALENQENLDIFQQEVIDILIENNRACGVVTKMGLVFKASAVVLTAGTFLAGKIHIGLENYEGGRAGDPAATSLASKLRDLNLRVDRLKTGTPPRLDARTIDFSVLQPQYGDENLPVFSFMGSVNDHPKQVPCYITHTNQHTHDLIRNNLDRSPMYTGIIEGVGPRYCPSIEDKVMRFGDRNGHQIFLEPEGLTSNEIYPNGISTSLPFDVQMGIVNSMKGLEKARIIKPGYAIEYDYFDPRDLKPSLETKAINGLFFAGQINGTTGYEEAAAQGLLAGLNAGLYVQEKEAWYPRRDQAYIGVLVDDLCTLGTKEPYRVFTSRAEYRLLLREDNADIRLTEIGRKYGLVNDQRWARFNQKLENIEKERQRLRQIWIHPKSEYLTEVNAALSSPLSREASGEDLLRRPDMDYQSLTKLTPFKPAMEDQEAVEQVEISIKYQGYIHHQLQEIERHKRHENTLIPVDFDYSKVSGFSNEVRTKLEQHRPVSIGQASRISGITPAAISILLVYLKKQGMLKRGE from the coding sequence ATGTTTTATACAGAGAAATATGATGTTATCGTTGTAGGCGGAGGGCACGCTGGAACTGAAGCCGCATTAGCACCAGCTAGAATGGGACTAAAAACACTACTATTAACGCATAACGTAGATACTTTAGGTCAAATGTCATGTAATCCTGCCATAGGTGGGATAGGAAAAGGGCATTTAGTTAAAGAAGTTGATGCACTTGGTGGTTTAATGGCTCATGCAGCAGATAAAGCAGGTATTCAATTTCGCACTTTAAATAGCAGTAAAGGTCCTGCAGTAAGAGCAACAAGAGCACAAGCAGATAGAGTTTTATATCGTCAAACTGTAAGAGTTGCATTAGAAAATCAAGAAAATTTAGATATATTTCAACAAGAAGTTATTGATATTTTAATTGAAAATAATCGTGCTTGCGGTGTTGTAACTAAAATGGGATTAGTTTTTAAAGCAAGTGCTGTGGTTTTAACTGCTGGTACTTTTTTAGCAGGAAAGATCCACATAGGTTTGGAAAATTATGAAGGGGGACGTGCTGGAGATCCTGCTGCTACTTCATTAGCTAGTAAATTAAGGGATCTAAACCTACGAGTAGATCGTTTAAAAACAGGTACACCACCTCGCTTAGATGCTAGAACAATAGATTTTTCTGTATTACAACCTCAATACGGAGATGAAAATTTACCTGTTTTTTCCTTTATGGGATCTGTTAATGATCACCCAAAACAAGTGCCTTGTTATATAACTCATACCAATCAACACACTCATGATCTCATTCGTAATAATTTAGATCGTAGCCCGATGTACACAGGAATTATTGAAGGTGTTGGACCTCGTTACTGCCCATCTATTGAAGATAAAGTAATGCGATTTGGAGATCGCAATGGACATCAAATATTCCTAGAACCAGAAGGATTAACTAGTAATGAAATCTACCCTAATGGTATATCTACAAGTCTGCCTTTTGATGTTCAAATGGGGATTGTTAATTCTATGAAAGGGTTAGAGAAAGCGAGAATTATTAAACCGGGTTATGCGATTGAATATGACTATTTTGATCCTAGAGATCTCAAGCCTTCTTTAGAAACTAAAGCTATTAATGGATTATTTTTTGCAGGACAGATCAATGGTACTACTGGGTATGAAGAAGCTGCTGCACAGGGCTTACTTGCTGGGTTAAATGCAGGATTATATGTTCAAGAAAAAGAAGCTTGGTATCCTCGTCGAGATCAAGCATATATTGGTGTGTTAGTAGATGATCTTTGTACTTTGGGAACAAAAGAACCTTATCGAGTGTTTACTTCTCGAGCAGAATATCGATTATTACTCAGAGAGGATAATGCAGATATTCGATTAACAGAAATTGGTCGAAAATACGGTTTAGTTAATGATCAGCGCTGGGCAAGGTTTAATCAAAAATTAGAAAATATTGAAAAAGAACGCCAACGTTTGAGACAAATTTGGATTCACCCTAAATCTGAATATTTAACAGAAGTTAATGCAGCTTTATCATCACCTTTGAGCCGAGAAGCAAGTGGTGAAGATCTATTACGTCGTCCTGATATGGATTATCAAAGTTTGACTAAATTAACACCATTTAAACCAGCGATGGAGGATCAAGAAGCTGTTGAACAAGTTGAAATTTCAATTAAATATCAAGGATATATTCATCATCAATTACAGGAAATAGAACGACACAAACGGCACGAAAATACATTAATTCCAGTTGATTTTGATTATTCAAAGGTATCAGGTTTTTCTAATGAAGTAAGAACGAAATTGGAGCAACACCGCCCCGTTTCTATTGGACAAGCATCAAGAATTTCAGGCATTACACCAGCGGCTATTTCTATTTTGCTCGTTTATTTAAAAAAACAAGGTATGTTAAAGCGTGGTGAATGA
- the mioC gene encoding FMN-binding protein MioC has translation MNTAINIISGSTLGTAEYVAEHLETLFQQQNIKTHLFHGPIDFNPLLQQKIWLFVTSTYGAGDLPENLHTIFQQLAEKKPDLTTIQYAIIGLGNSDYDTFCGAVDLIHQQMQSLGAKQICNNLKINILEHLDPEQVSENWLPTFLQQLN, from the coding sequence ATGAATACAGCTATTAATATTATTAGTGGTAGTACATTAGGCACAGCTGAATATGTTGCCGAACATTTAGAAACGTTATTCCAACAGCAAAATATAAAAACCCACCTTTTTCACGGACCTATTGATTTCAATCCATTGCTACAACAAAAAATTTGGTTATTTGTTACTTCGACATATGGTGCAGGAGATCTTCCAGAGAATTTACATACTATTTTTCAACAGCTAGCTGAAAAAAAACCAGATCTCACGACTATTCAATATGCGATCATCGGATTAGGCAATTCTGATTATGATACTTTTTGTGGTGCTGTAGATCTAATTCATCAGCAAATGCAATCTCTTGGTGCTAAACAGATCTGTAATAACCTAAAGATCAATATATTAGAACACCTAGATCCTGAACAAGTCTCTGAAAATTGGTTGCCTACTTTCTTACAACAACTCAATTGA
- a CDS encoding BolA family protein produces MNSNKKKYLVELLTKHLNPFYLDVINESHLHASNKGNNSHFKLIIVSEKFKGMQLIQRHRLIYQLLSEELSTFIHALALHLYTLEEWKACNEKAPLSPNCGGVGK; encoded by the coding sequence ATGAATAGTAATAAAAAGAAATATTTAGTTGAGTTACTTACTAAACATTTAAATCCTTTTTATTTAGATGTTATTAATGAAAGTCATTTACATGCGTCTAATAAAGGAAATAATTCTCATTTTAAATTAATAATTGTGAGCGAAAAATTTAAAGGAATGCAATTAATTCAGCGACATAGGTTAATTTACCAGCTTTTATCAGAAGAATTATCTACTTTTATTCATGCTTTAGCTTTACATCTTTATACCTTGGAAGAATGGAAAGCTTGTAATGAAAAAGCACCTTTATCTCCTAATTGTGGTGGTGTAGGGAAGTGA
- a CDS encoding Na(+)-translocating NADH-quinone reductase subunit A, with protein sequence MITLKKGLDLPIAGQPAQVIHDGPTITEVAMLGEEYIGMRPSMRVREGDVVKKGQILFEDKKNPGVFFTAPAAGTITAINRGAKRVLQSVVIKVEGNEQETFAKYNVEELNQLSVDKIKQNLLYSGLWTALRSRPFSKIPSPEDKPSSIFVNAMDTNPLAADPALIIKEKADAFQHGLTVLSRLNEGNLFVCKAAGADIPVSKASNIVVEEFSGPHPAGLSGTHIHFLDPVSINKSVWYINYQDVIAIGLLFTTGELNTDRVIAVAGPQVKNPRLVRTCLGASLVELTAGELAEGENRIISGSVLSGTKINDAIAYLGRYHLQVSVLLEGREKELFGWIAPGKNKYSITRTTIGYFLKNKLFNFTTTTNGSERAMVPIGTYERVMPLDILPTMLLRDLVSGDTDSAQALGCLELDEEDLALCTYVCPGKYEYGPILRNALTKIEKDG encoded by the coding sequence ATGATTACATTAAAAAAAGGCTTGGATCTCCCTATTGCAGGGCAACCAGCACAAGTAATCCATGATGGTCCAACTATCACTGAAGTTGCTATGCTTGGCGAAGAGTATATCGGTATGCGTCCTTCTATGCGTGTACGTGAAGGTGATGTTGTAAAAAAAGGACAAATTCTTTTTGAAGATAAAAAGAATCCAGGAGTATTTTTTACAGCACCAGCAGCCGGTACTATTACTGCGATTAACCGTGGAGCTAAACGGGTTTTACAATCTGTAGTAATTAAGGTTGAGGGAAATGAACAAGAAACATTTGCTAAGTATAATGTTGAAGAACTCAATCAGCTAAGTGTAGATAAAATTAAACAAAATTTACTTTATTCTGGATTATGGACAGCGTTACGTTCTCGTCCATTTAGTAAAATTCCTTCACCTGAAGATAAGCCTTCTTCTATTTTTGTCAATGCAATGGATACTAATCCATTAGCGGCTGATCCTGCATTAATTATTAAAGAAAAAGCAGATGCTTTTCAGCATGGTTTAACCGTATTAAGTCGTTTAAATGAAGGAAATTTATTTGTCTGTAAAGCTGCTGGTGCAGATATACCTGTTTCAAAGGCAAGTAATATAGTTGTCGAAGAATTTTCAGGCCCGCATCCTGCAGGATTAAGTGGTACACATATTCATTTCTTAGATCCTGTTAGCATTAATAAATCAGTATGGTATATCAATTATCAAGATGTAATTGCAATTGGTTTATTGTTTACTACTGGTGAATTGAACACAGACAGAGTAATTGCTGTTGCGGGACCACAAGTAAAAAATCCTCGTTTAGTCAGAACTTGTCTTGGTGCAAGTTTAGTTGAATTAACTGCAGGTGAATTAGCTGAGGGAGAAAACAGAATTATTTCAGGTTCTGTTTTAAGTGGTACAAAAATCAATGATGCCATTGCTTATTTAGGGCGTTATCACCTTCAAGTAAGTGTTTTATTAGAGGGACGTGAGAAAGAACTGTTTGGCTGGATTGCACCAGGGAAAAATAAATATTCTATCACTCGAACAACAATTGGATATTTCTTAAAAAATAAATTATTCAATTTTACAACAACGACTAATGGTAGCGAGCGGGCAATGGTGCCAATAGGCACTTATGAAAGAGTAATGCCGTTAGATATTTTGCCAACAATGTTATTACGTGATTTAGTTTCAGGGGACACAGATAGTGCACAAGCTCTAGGCTGTTTAGAGTTAGATGAAGAAGATCTGGCTTTATGTACTTATGTTTGTCCGGGAAAATATGAATACGGTCCTATCTTGCGTAATGCTCTCACCAAGATTGAAAAGGATGGTTAA
- a CDS encoding NADH:ubiquinone reductase (Na(+)-transporting) subunit B, which yields MGLKHLFEKMEPAFLPGGKYEKFFAIYEATATIFYTPGSVTKNASHIRDAIDLKRMMIIVWLAVFPAMFWGMYNVGSQSIDALHHMYSGDALQKIIAGNWHYTLAQYLGGSLAIDAGWGSKMLLGATFFLPIYLTVFAVGAFWEVLFAMVRGHEINEGFFVTSILFALIVPPTLPLWQAALGITFGVVVAKEIFGGTGKNFLNPALAGRAFLFFAYPAQISGDMVWTAADGFSGATALSQWSAEGQNGLIHIATNTPITWMDAFIGNIPGSIGEVSTLMLLIGGIIIVGARIASWRIIAGVMIGMILTSSLLNLVGSSSNPMFSMPWYWHLVLGGFAFGMIFMATDPVSASFTNKGKWWYGGLIGVMSVLIRVVNPAYPEGMMLAILFANLFAPLFDYIVVQANIKRRRSRNV from the coding sequence ATGGGTTTAAAACATTTATTTGAAAAAATGGAACCTGCATTTTTACCGGGTGGTAAATATGAAAAATTCTTTGCTATCTATGAAGCTACAGCAACAATTTTTTATACACCTGGCAGTGTAACAAAAAATGCGTCTCATATTAGAGATGCAATTGATTTAAAAAGAATGATGATCATTGTTTGGTTAGCCGTTTTTCCAGCTATGTTCTGGGGTATGTACAATGTAGGCAGCCAATCAATTGATGCTTTACACCATATGTATTCAGGTGATGCATTACAAAAAATTATTGCAGGTAATTGGCATTACACGCTTGCTCAATATCTAGGTGGGAGTTTAGCTATTGATGCGGGTTGGGGAAGTAAAATGTTGTTAGGTGCAACTTTCTTCTTACCTATTTATTTAACCGTATTTGCAGTTGGTGCTTTCTGGGAAGTTTTATTTGCAATGGTAAGAGGACATGAAATCAATGAAGGCTTCTTTGTTACCTCTATTTTATTTGCTTTAATTGTTCCACCAACCTTACCTTTATGGCAAGCAGCACTAGGAATAACCTTTGGTGTTGTGGTCGCAAAAGAAATTTTTGGCGGAACGGGTAAAAATTTCTTAAACCCTGCATTAGCTGGTCGTGCCTTTTTATTCTTTGCTTATCCTGCGCAAATTTCTGGGGATATGGTTTGGACGGCAGCTGATGGTTTTTCAGGTGCTACTGCACTATCTCAATGGAGTGCAGAAGGACAAAATGGGTTGATACATATTGCAACTAATACACCTATTACTTGGATGGATGCCTTTATAGGAAATATTCCGGGTTCAATTGGTGAAGTATCTACTTTAATGTTATTGATCGGTGGGATTATTATAGTTGGTGCCAGAATTGCTTCTTGGCGAATTATTGCTGGTGTAATGATTGGTATGATCCTAACTTCATCTTTACTAAATTTAGTAGGTTCTAGTTCTAATCCAATGTTCTCAATGCCTTGGTATTGGCACTTAGTTTTAGGTGGCTTTGCTTTTGGTATGATTTTTATGGCAACAGATCCTGTTTCAGCTTCTTTTACTAACAAAGGGAAATGGTGGTACGGCGGTTTAATTGGGGTGATGAGTGTTTTAATCCGTGTTGTAAACCCAGCTTATCCAGAAGGTATGATGTTAGCCATCTTATTTGCAAACTTATTTGCTCCATTGTTTGATTACATTGTCGTACAAGCAAATATTAAACGTAGGAGATCAAGAAATGTTTAA
- a CDS encoding Na(+)-translocating NADH-quinone reductase subunit C gives MFKKDSVGGTLLVVVLLSLICSVIVAGSAVILKPYQQEQKVLDKQKNILSVAGLLHQGENVKAAFNKYIEPRLVDLNSGDFITSNTEFDAAKAVKDPNESIALSAEDDVAKIRRRANFAEVYLVKKDGKVTQVILPIYGTGLWSMMYGFIAIQPDGNTIDGITYYDQGETPGLGGEIENPKWQAQFVGKTIFDSNNKFALHVSKGGSADKGHGIDALSGATLTSKGVQNTFKFWFGPKGFGPFLEKLKEGELNNG, from the coding sequence ATGTTTAAGAAAGATAGCGTTGGTGGAACATTACTTGTTGTTGTTTTACTAAGTTTGATCTGTTCTGTAATTGTTGCTGGTTCTGCAGTTATCTTAAAACCTTATCAGCAAGAACAAAAAGTGTTAGATAAACAAAAAAATATTTTAAGTGTTGCTGGACTTTTACATCAAGGTGAAAATGTTAAAGCTGCTTTTAATAAATATATTGAACCGCGTCTTGTAGATTTAAATAGCGGGGATTTTATTACATCTAATACTGAATTTGATGCGGCTAAAGCAGTAAAAGATCCTAACGAAAGTATTGCTTTAAGTGCAGAAGATGATGTTGCTAAAATTCGTCGCCGAGCAAATTTTGCTGAAGTTTATTTAGTAAAAAAAGATGGCAAAGTAACACAGGTTATTTTACCTATCTATGGTACTGGATTGTGGTCGATGATGTACGGTTTTATTGCTATTCAACCTGATGGAAATACTATTGATGGTATTACTTATTATGATCAGGGGGAAACACCGGGATTAGGTGGTGAAATTGAAAATCCTAAATGGCAAGCTCAGTTTGTCGGTAAAACCATTTTTGATAGTAATAATAAATTTGCATTACATGTTAGCAAAGGCGGTAGTGCAGATAAAGGACATGGTATCGATGCTTTATCGGGTGCGACTTTAACCAGTAAAGGGGTACAAAATACCTTTAAATTCTGGTTTGGTCCTAAAGGATTTGGTCCTTTCTTAGAAAAACTCAAAGAAGGAGAGCTAAATAATGGCTAA
- a CDS encoding NADH:ubiquinone reductase (Na(+)-transporting) subunit D, which yields MAKNLSKKDLLTSPIVHNNPIALQILGICSALAVTTKMETAIVMGISVSLVTAFSSFFISCIRNYIPNSVRIIAQMVIIASLVILVDQVLRAFAYGISKQLSVFVGLIITNCIVMGRAEAFAMKEKPLDSFLDGIGNGLGYGAILIAVAFLRELIGSGKLFGITVLQPIQDGGWYLPNGLFLLAPSAFFIIGFIIWGLRTLKPEQVEKD from the coding sequence ATGGCTAAGAATTTAAGTAAAAAGGATCTATTAACATCGCCAATAGTTCATAATAACCCTATTGCTCTCCAAATTTTAGGTATTTGTTCAGCATTAGCTGTAACAACTAAAATGGAAACAGCAATTGTAATGGGAATTTCAGTGAGTTTAGTTACTGCGTTCTCAAGTTTTTTCATCTCTTGTATCCGTAACTATATCCCAAATAGCGTACGTATTATTGCACAAATGGTTATCATTGCCTCGTTAGTAATTCTTGTTGACCAAGTTTTAAGAGCTTTTGCGTATGGTATTTCAAAACAGTTATCTGTTTTTGTCGGGTTAATCATTACTAACTGTATCGTAATGGGACGTGCGGAAGCGTTTGCTATGAAAGAGAAACCATTAGATAGTTTTCTTGATGGAATTGGTAATGGTTTAGGTTATGGTGCAATTCTTATTGCGGTTGCGTTTTTAAGAGAGCTGATTGGTTCAGGTAAATTATTTGGAATAACTGTATTACAACCAATACAAGATGGTGGTTGGTACTTACCTAACGGTTTATTTTTACTTGCACCAAGTGCCTTTTTTATTATCGGTTTTATTATTTGGGGTCTTAGAACCTTAAAACCAGAACAGGTAGAGAAGGATTAA
- the nqrE gene encoding NADH:ubiquinone reductase (Na(+)-transporting) subunit E, translating to MEHYISLFVKSIFIENMALSFFLGMCTFLAVSKKVSTAIGLGIAVTVILGISVPVNNVVYNLILKDGALVAGVDLSFLNFITFIGVIAALVQILEMVLDKFFPSLYNALGIFLPLITVNCAIFGGVSFMVQRDYNFSESIVYGVGAGLGWMLAIVALAGITEKMKYSDVPKGLKGLGITFITVGLMALGFMSFSGIQL from the coding sequence ATGGAACATTATATCAGTTTATTTGTAAAATCCATATTTATTGAAAATATGGCACTTTCCTTCTTTTTAGGAATGTGTACGTTTCTAGCAGTATCGAAAAAAGTATCTACTGCTATTGGTTTAGGGATTGCTGTTACTGTAATTTTAGGTATTTCTGTTCCAGTAAATAATGTTGTTTATAACTTAATTTTAAAAGATGGTGCTTTAGTTGCAGGTGTTGATTTAAGTTTCTTGAACTTTATTACCTTCATTGGTGTTATTGCCGCTTTAGTTCAAATCTTAGAAATGGTTTTAGATAAGTTTTTCCCTTCTCTTTATAACGCTTTAGGGATCTTTTTACCATTAATTACCGTAAACTGTGCGATTTTTGGTGGTGTTTCATTTATGGTTCAACGTGATTATAACTTTAGTGAGTCGATTGTTTATGGCGTTGGTGCTGGTCTCGGGTGGATGTTAGCAATAGTTGCACTTGCAGGCATTACTGAAAAAATGAAATATTCAGATGTTCCTAAAGGCTTAAAAGGTTTAGGAATAACATTTATTACAGTCGGTTTAATGGCACTTGGATTTATGTCATTTTCTGGAATTCAATTGTAA
- the nqrF gene encoding NADH:ubiquinone reductase (Na(+)-transporting) subunit F produces the protein MEITLGIAMFTVIILVLAVLILFAKYKLVNTGDITITINDDPAKSIELPAGGKLLGALASKGIFVSSACGGGGSCGQCIVKVKSGGGDILPTELSHINKKEAAEGYRLACQVNVKNSMDIELPEEIFGVKKWQCTVISNDNKATFIKELKLAIPEGEEVPFRAGGYIQIEADPHTVKYADFDIPEEYRDDWNKFNLFRYVSKVDHHITRAYSMASYPEEKGIIMLNVRIATPPPNNPDVPPGQMSSYIWSLKAGDKVTISGPFGEFFAKDTDAEMVFIGGGAGMAPMRSHIFDQLKRLHSKRKISFWYGARSKREMFYVEDFDTLQQENDNFKWHVALSDPLPEDNWDGYTGFIHNVLYENYLKNHEAPEDCEYYMCGPPVMNAAVIKMLKDLGVEDENILLDDFGG, from the coding sequence ATGGAAATTACGCTAGGTATAGCGATGTTCACCGTGATCATTTTAGTTTTAGCTGTTTTAATTCTTTTTGCTAAATATAAATTGGTTAATACGGGTGATATCACTATTACAATTAATGATGATCCAGCAAAATCAATTGAATTACCAGCTGGAGGTAAATTATTAGGTGCACTTGCAAGCAAAGGGATCTTTGTGTCATCAGCTTGTGGTGGTGGTGGCTCATGTGGTCAATGTATTGTTAAAGTGAAAAGTGGTGGTGGAGATATTCTTCCAACAGAACTTTCTCATATTAATAAAAAAGAAGCCGCTGAAGGTTATCGCTTAGCTTGTCAGGTAAATGTTAAAAATAGTATGGACATTGAATTACCAGAAGAAATTTTTGGTGTAAAAAAATGGCAATGTACTGTCATTTCTAATGATAATAAAGCGACCTTTATTAAAGAGCTGAAATTAGCCATTCCTGAAGGAGAAGAAGTTCCTTTCCGAGCAGGTGGTTATATCCAAATTGAAGCTGATCCACATACAGTTAAATATGCTGATTTTGATATTCCAGAAGAATATCGTGATGATTGGAATAAATTTAATCTATTCCGCTATGTTTCTAAGGTCGATCACCATATCACCAGAGCTTATTCAATGGCATCTTATCCTGAAGAAAAAGGGATTATTATGCTTAATGTACGGATTGCTACACCACCACCTAATAATCCAGATGTACCACCGGGACAAATGTCATCTTACATTTGGTCATTAAAAGCAGGTGATAAGGTAACTATTTCAGGGCCATTTGGTGAATTCTTTGCTAAAGATACTGATGCTGAGATGGTCTTTATCGGCGGTGGCGCAGGTATGGCACCGATGCGTTCGCATATTTTTGATCAGTTAAAACGTTTACATTCAAAACGTAAAATTTCTTTCTGGTATGGTGCAAGATCAAAACGTGAAATGTTCTATGTTGAAGATTTTGATACCTTACAGCAAGAAAATGATAACTTTAAATGGCATGTTGCATTATCTGATCCATTACCTGAAGATAATTGGGACGGCTATACAGGATTTATTCATAATGTTCTTTATGAAAATTATCTAAAAAATCATGAAGCACCAGAAGATTGTGAGTATTATATGTGTGGACCACCAGTGATGAATGCGGCGGTCATTAAAATGCTGAAAGATCTAGGTGTTGAAGATGAAAATATTTTATTAGATGATTTCGGTGGTTAA
- a CDS encoding FAD:protein FMN transferase → MLLKKLTHWLALIGLAFFLIGCGDKAEIVSLSGKTMGTTYHIKYIDNGSNVSMEKAHEEIDLLLKEVNNQMSTYQKDSELSLFNQYEEIDKPFPISADFAKVVKEAIRLNKITEGALDITVGPLVNLWGFGPEKQPDREPTQAQIDERKAWTGIDKLSLIEEEGKAKLVKHIPQLYVDLSSIAKGFGVDKVGEYLESIGINNYLVEIGGEIRARGVNEKGLPWQIAIEKPEFDGSRVIEQIIGLKDATIATSGDYRNYFEENGKRFSHEIDPTTGYPILHRLASISVIAPSCMTADGYATGLYVLGADKALEIAEQQNLAIYLIIMTDKGFEVKMSSAFKKILETSK, encoded by the coding sequence ATGTTATTAAAAAAATTAACCCATTGGTTGGCCCTTATAGGGCTAGCCTTTTTTCTTATAGGTTGTGGTGATAAAGCTGAAATAGTTTCTTTAAGTGGCAAAACTATGGGAACAACATATCATATTAAATATATTGATAATGGTTCAAATGTTTCGATGGAAAAAGCCCATGAAGAAATAGATCTTTTATTAAAAGAAGTAAACAATCAGATGTCTACTTATCAAAAAGATTCTGAATTAAGTTTATTTAATCAATATGAAGAGATCGATAAACCTTTTCCTATTTCTGCTGATTTTGCCAAAGTTGTTAAGGAAGCTATTAGATTAAATAAGATAACAGAAGGTGCATTGGATATTACCGTTGGTCCTTTGGTTAACTTATGGGGATTTGGTCCAGAAAAACAGCCTGATAGAGAACCTACACAAGCTCAAATAGATGAACGAAAAGCTTGGACTGGTATTGATAAGCTAAGTCTTATTGAAGAAGAAGGAAAGGCAAAATTAGTTAAACATATTCCACAACTATATGTTGATCTATCATCAATTGCTAAAGGTTTTGGCGTTGATAAAGTGGGAGAATATCTAGAAAGTATAGGTATTAACAATTATCTAGTCGAAATAGGTGGAGAAATAAGGGCTAGAGGTGTCAATGAAAAAGGACTACCTTGGCAAATAGCAATTGAAAAACCTGAATTTGATGGTTCACGAGTTATTGAACAAATCATAGGTTTAAAAGATGCTACAATAGCGACATCAGGGGATTACCGTAATTATTTTGAAGAAAATGGTAAACGTTTTTCTCACGAAATAGATCCAACCACAGGGTATCCTATTCTACATCGTCTAGCTTCAATTAGTGTTATTGCTCCTTCGTGCATGACTGCTGATGGATATGCAACAGGTTTATATGTTTTAGGTGCTGATAAAGCATTAGAAATTGCTGAACAACAAAATTTAGCGATTTATCTTATTATCATGACTGATAAAGGATTTGAGGTAAAAATGTCTTCAGCGTTTAAAAAAATACTCGAAACAAGTAAATAG
- the nqrM gene encoding (Na+)-NQR maturation NqrM, translating to MQVFLFTFGFFLLIILAMAVGYIIKRKTISGSCGGISSLGLEKVCDCPEPCDKRKAKMVEEAARQARLQQSERIL from the coding sequence ATGCAAGTTTTTCTTTTCACATTTGGTTTTTTTCTACTAATAATTCTTGCTATGGCGGTAGGTTACATAATCAAAAGAAAAACAATAAGTGGAAGTTGTGGGGGCATTTCTTCTTTAGGCTTAGAGAAAGTTTGTGATTGCCCGGAACCTTGTGATAAGCGTAAGGCAAAGATGGTAGAAGAAGCGGCACGTCAAGCTAGACTTCAACAATCGGAACGGATTTTATAA